A stretch of the Arthrobacter sp. PAMC 25486 genome encodes the following:
- a CDS encoding pyruvate dehydrogenase: MAKELATQLIEQLQAAGVRRIYGIVGDSLNPLVDAVRKTGGSANGGIDWIHVRHEEAAAFAAGAEAQLTGELAVCAGSCGPGNLHLMNGLYDANRTGAPVLAIASHLPSVQIGSDFFQETHPDRLFGECSVYSELISTSDQAPRVMNNAISHAVGLRGVAVVTLPGDIASLPATAPSPLQRPVRPASLVPAPESVAELADAINQAEKIAIFAGAGVQGAHAEVIALAELLNAPIGHSLRGKDFIQYNNPYDIGMTGLLGYGAAAEGIAGAELLILLGTDFPYDQFLPDTRTAQVDRAPEHLGRRTDVDIAVHGDVLPTLAALIPLVAAKEDAKFLEQMLKKHDKLMNKAVGAYTRKADKLVPIHPEYAASLLDEIAAEDAIFTADTGMCNVWTARYINPLGTRRLIGSYLHGSMANALPQAIGAQAAHPGRQVISVSGDGGLSMLLGELITAAAHKLPINVVVFNNSTLGMVKLEMLVDGMADFGVDVPDTNYAAIATAMGFHAVRVTDPAGIADAYRAAFAHDGPSLVELVTDPNALSIPPKLKGAQVLGFATAMSKVVLNRGAGEAVSMARSNLRNIPRG; this comes from the coding sequence ATGGCCAAGGAACTTGCCACCCAACTCATCGAACAACTGCAAGCCGCCGGTGTGCGGCGCATCTACGGGATTGTGGGCGACAGCCTGAACCCATTGGTGGACGCGGTACGGAAAACCGGTGGCTCGGCCAACGGCGGCATCGACTGGATCCACGTCCGCCATGAGGAGGCCGCGGCGTTTGCGGCCGGCGCCGAGGCTCAGCTGACAGGCGAACTGGCCGTGTGCGCAGGGTCGTGCGGACCCGGCAACCTGCACCTGATGAACGGGCTGTACGACGCCAACCGCACCGGCGCGCCGGTGCTGGCCATCGCCTCGCATCTGCCCAGCGTGCAAATTGGCAGCGACTTCTTCCAGGAGACCCACCCGGACAGGCTCTTTGGCGAATGCTCAGTGTACTCCGAGCTCATCAGCACCTCGGACCAGGCGCCAAGGGTCATGAACAACGCCATCTCGCATGCCGTGGGCCTGCGCGGGGTGGCCGTGGTGACGCTGCCAGGCGATATTGCCAGCCTCCCGGCCACTGCGCCGTCGCCCCTGCAACGCCCCGTGCGCCCGGCCAGCCTGGTCCCGGCACCCGAAAGCGTGGCGGAGCTCGCTGATGCCATCAACCAGGCTGAAAAGATTGCCATCTTTGCCGGCGCCGGCGTCCAGGGAGCCCACGCCGAAGTCATAGCCTTGGCTGAACTGCTCAACGCCCCAATTGGGCACAGCCTGCGCGGCAAGGACTTCATCCAGTACAACAACCCCTACGACATTGGGATGACGGGCTTGCTGGGCTACGGGGCCGCCGCGGAAGGCATCGCCGGTGCCGAGCTGCTGATCTTGCTGGGCACGGACTTCCCCTACGACCAGTTCCTGCCAGACACACGTACCGCCCAGGTGGACAGGGCGCCGGAGCATTTGGGCAGGCGCACCGACGTTGACATTGCCGTGCACGGTGACGTGCTGCCAACCCTGGCGGCCCTCATCCCGCTCGTGGCGGCCAAGGAGGATGCAAAGTTCCTGGAGCAAATGCTGAAAAAGCACGACAAGCTGATGAACAAGGCAGTTGGCGCCTACACCCGCAAGGCTGACAAGCTGGTGCCCATCCATCCTGAGTATGCGGCCTCGCTGCTGGATGAAATCGCCGCAGAGGATGCCATCTTCACCGCCGACACCGGCATGTGCAATGTGTGGACCGCCCGCTACATCAACCCGCTGGGCACGCGGCGGCTGATCGGTTCCTACCTCCACGGCTCGATGGCCAACGCCCTGCCGCAGGCCATCGGCGCACAGGCTGCCCACCCCGGCCGACAGGTCATTTCCGTGTCCGGTGACGGCGGGCTGTCCATGCTGCTGGGTGAACTGATCACGGCTGCCGCGCACAAGCTGCCCATCAACGTTGTGGTTTTCAACAACTCCACGCTGGGCATGGTGAAACTGGAAATGCTTGTTGACGGGATGGCCGATTTTGGTGTTGACGTTCCTGACACGAACTACGCCGCCATCGCCACGGCCATGGGATTCCACGCCGTGCGCGTCACCGACCCCGCAGGTATTGCCGACGCCTACCGTGCCGCGTTCGCCCACGACGGCCCGTCGCTGGTGGAACTGGTCACCGACCCCAACGCCCTGTCCATCCCGCCCAAGCTCAAGGGCGCGCAGGTGCTTGGTTTTGCCACGGCCATGTCCAAGGTGGTCCTGAACAGGGGCGCGGGGGAAGCGGTCAGCATGGCACGCAGCAATCTGCGCAACATTCCGCGCGGCTGA
- a CDS encoding DUF1304 domain-containing protein: protein MLSAALIFAGLAALVHVYIFVLESLRWTAESTRTTFGTSVEQAHATRELAFNQGFYNLFLAVVAVAGILAAASGHHGVGAALVLAGCGSMLAAGLVLLISSPKKARAALVQLAFPLAAVVLVLAWLAI from the coding sequence TTGCTCAGCGCAGCACTTATTTTCGCCGGACTGGCTGCACTGGTGCACGTTTACATCTTCGTGTTGGAATCGCTGCGCTGGACGGCGGAGAGTACCAGGACGACGTTTGGGACGTCCGTTGAGCAAGCCCACGCCACGAGGGAACTGGCCTTCAACCAAGGCTTCTACAACCTGTTCCTTGCCGTAGTGGCGGTGGCCGGCATACTTGCCGCGGCTTCCGGGCACCATGGCGTGGGTGCGGCGCTGGTGCTGGCCGGCTGCGGCTCCATGCTTGCCGCCGGACTCGTCCTCCTCATTTCATCACCTAAGAAGGCCAGGGCGGCCCTGGTGCAGCTCGCGTTCCCGCTGGCCGCCGTCGTTCTTGTCCTTGCGTGGCTGGCCATTTAG
- a CDS encoding YdcF family protein, translating to MFSLILAAVLGCVYVYLRRKDPRMLRNGIVLVAACWFALAGLAEVLSQWFPWTEWITLGILVLTPLAVVVLAGFLIANGVTMLRREGRSMGNLLSLVAGLALLALPVAAFALVLTLNTVAIGVAALMFLLCSYFGVVFVVFLSYAAVYGKMVHSITPSAVVILGSQIINGKVPPLLRSRLNKGLEVYREASPADAPLLIPSGGQGPDESRSEGAAMAEYLVHAGAPDEHVAAEEHAANTAQNLQFSAAIARDHGRTGPLVVVTNNYHVLRAALLSRKLGIDAQVVGSPTAGYFLPSAFLREFAAILKEHKLLHVLMCLPFVALTALLTTALVLANQ from the coding sequence ATGTTCTCCTTGATCCTTGCCGCGGTCCTGGGCTGCGTCTATGTCTATTTGCGCCGCAAGGACCCGCGGATGCTCCGCAACGGCATCGTGTTGGTGGCTGCGTGCTGGTTTGCGCTGGCCGGGCTGGCCGAGGTTCTCTCCCAGTGGTTCCCCTGGACCGAGTGGATCACGCTGGGCATCCTGGTCCTGACGCCGCTGGCCGTTGTGGTGTTGGCCGGATTCCTGATCGCCAATGGCGTGACCATGCTGCGGAGGGAGGGGCGCAGCATGGGCAATTTGCTGTCCCTTGTTGCCGGCCTGGCCCTGCTGGCACTGCCCGTTGCAGCCTTCGCACTGGTGCTCACCCTCAATACGGTGGCCATTGGCGTGGCGGCGCTGATGTTCCTGTTGTGCAGCTATTTTGGCGTGGTGTTTGTGGTCTTCCTGTCCTATGCAGCCGTCTACGGGAAGATGGTGCACAGCATCACGCCGTCCGCCGTTGTCATCCTTGGCTCACAAATCATCAACGGCAAGGTGCCGCCGCTGCTGCGCTCCCGACTGAACAAGGGTCTGGAGGTTTACCGCGAGGCATCTCCCGCGGATGCTCCATTGCTGATCCCTTCGGGCGGGCAGGGCCCGGACGAATCCCGCTCAGAGGGTGCTGCCATGGCGGAATACCTGGTCCATGCTGGGGCTCCGGATGAGCATGTTGCGGCGGAGGAGCACGCCGCAAACACGGCCCAAAACCTGCAATTCTCGGCGGCCATTGCCCGCGACCACGGCAGAACCGGCCCGCTGGTGGTGGTCACGAACAACTATCATGTGCTCCGCGCAGCCCTGCTGTCGCGCAAGCTGGGGATCGACGCCCAGGTGGTTGGCTCGCCGACGGCTGGTTACTTCCTTCCCAGCGCATTCCTGCGGGAGTTTGCGGCCATTCTGAAGGAGCACAAGCTGCTGCACGTGCTCATGTGCCTGCCTTTTGTCGCCCTTACCGCATTGTTGACGACGGCGCTTGTCCTCGCCAACCAATAG
- the rlmN gene encoding 23S rRNA (adenine(2503)-C(2))-methyltransferase RlmN yields the protein MTSPKNAPSPAAAETDAAAPKSRPARRAAQVMPATEGWKQAKDPGGRPLLQFKSPRVSQPPVHLADLTLPEREAKFKEMGLPAFRAKQLSVHYFQHYTTDPELMSDLPKDRRAEITETMFPKLLTEVKRLTTDNGDTIKFLWRLFDGSLVESVLMRYPGRVTLCVSSQCGCGMNCPFCATGQAGLTRNMSTAEILDQIVQANRVIAEGGLGNLRRDGGHDAERVTNIVFMGMGEPLANYKRVMNAVHRMVAEAPEGLGMSARGITISTVGLVPGINKLAEEGVAVTFALSLHAPDDELRDELIPVNDKWKVDDALDAAYNYYKVTGRRVSIEYALIKDMNDHPWRAELLAKKLNQRGRGWVHVNPIPLNPTPGSIWTSSEPEVMREFINTLIDNGIPTTLRDTRGKEIDGACGQLAATE from the coding sequence ATGACTTCCCCCAAAAACGCCCCCAGCCCCGCCGCCGCAGAAACCGATGCCGCCGCCCCAAAGTCGCGCCCTGCCCGCCGCGCGGCCCAGGTCATGCCTGCCACCGAGGGCTGGAAGCAGGCCAAGGACCCGGGTGGGCGCCCGCTGCTGCAGTTCAAGTCCCCGCGCGTGTCCCAGCCTCCGGTGCACCTGGCCGACCTGACGCTGCCCGAGCGCGAGGCAAAATTCAAGGAGATGGGCCTGCCGGCATTCCGCGCCAAGCAGCTCTCTGTGCACTACTTCCAGCACTACACCACTGATCCCGAACTGATGAGCGACCTGCCCAAGGACCGCCGCGCCGAGATCACCGAGACCATGTTCCCGAAGCTGCTGACCGAGGTCAAGCGCCTCACCACGGACAACGGTGACACCATCAAGTTCCTGTGGCGCCTCTTTGACGGCTCGCTCGTGGAGTCGGTGCTTATGCGCTACCCCGGCCGCGTGACCCTGTGTGTGTCGAGCCAGTGCGGCTGCGGCATGAACTGCCCGTTCTGCGCCACGGGCCAGGCCGGGCTGACCCGAAACATGTCCACGGCGGAGATCCTGGACCAGATCGTGCAGGCCAACCGGGTCATCGCCGAGGGCGGGCTGGGCAACCTGCGCCGCGACGGCGGACACGACGCCGAGCGCGTCACCAATATTGTCTTCATGGGCATGGGCGAGCCCCTGGCGAACTACAAGCGCGTCATGAACGCCGTGCACCGCATGGTCGCCGAGGCGCCCGAGGGCCTGGGCATGTCCGCCCGTGGCATCACCATCTCCACCGTTGGCCTGGTCCCGGGCATCAACAAGCTGGCCGAGGAAGGCGTGGCCGTCACCTTTGCGCTGTCCCTGCACGCGCCCGACGACGAACTCCGCGACGAGCTGATCCCCGTCAATGACAAGTGGAAGGTGGATGACGCCCTCGACGCCGCCTACAACTACTACAAGGTCACCGGCCGCCGCGTGTCCATCGAGTACGCGCTGATCAAGGACATGAACGACCACCCCTGGCGCGCCGAGCTGCTCGCGAAGAAGCTCAACCAGCGCGGCCGCGGCTGGGTGCACGTGAACCCGATCCCGCTGAACCCGACCCCCGGTTCCATCTGGACCTCCTCCGAGCCGGAAGTCATGCGGGAATTCATCAACACGCTGATCGACAACGGCATCCCCACCACGCTGCGGGACACCCGCGGCAAGGAAATTGACGGAGCCTGCGGGCAGCTCGCCGCCACCGAATAA
- a CDS encoding winged helix-turn-helix domain-containing protein, translated as MSLEEEIAKVTAVAHPTRYRIIAALSVEPLHVSELARRLGMSRPLLYMHLQRLEEAGYLAGRLELSADGKALKYFEVVPFKLTIDPAAIMAAVGPLDAPDTEPKQESGK; from the coding sequence ATGTCATTGGAAGAAGAGATCGCGAAGGTTACGGCAGTTGCCCACCCCACGCGCTACCGCATCATCGCAGCGCTATCGGTCGAACCGCTCCACGTGAGCGAACTGGCCAGGCGTCTGGGAATGTCGCGTCCACTGCTTTACATGCACCTACAGCGACTCGAGGAGGCCGGCTACCTTGCCGGCCGGCTGGAGCTCTCCGCCGACGGCAAGGCCCTGAAGTACTTCGAGGTCGTGCCGTTCAAACTCACCATTGACCCGGCTGCAATCATGGCAGCCGTCGGACCGCTGGATGCGCCCGACACTGAACCTAAACAAGAAAGCGGTAAATGA
- a CDS encoding peptidyl-tRNA hydrolase has translation MSESTERTQQELIQPIILLVDREEPAGEQHGIAAAALASVQAFLRDPENPDWRQWASGAFGKTVRRADAKMFAKVLGAFPEHVLATVGEASAVGLPPMPAAELPKLLAKLQVSGTQLPPGEPLPPAPLSIVLNASLEMSTGKAAAQAAHALFAWLLESKPAVVEAWAADGFPLGVLELPAKEFRKGARKSAGPVIQDAGRTEIEPGSTTAYVAVAKAK, from the coding sequence GTGAGTGAATCTACCGAACGCACCCAGCAGGAACTGATCCAGCCCATCATTTTGCTCGTCGACCGGGAGGAACCAGCCGGCGAGCAGCATGGAATTGCTGCGGCGGCACTGGCGTCCGTCCAGGCCTTCCTGCGAGACCCCGAAAATCCCGACTGGCGGCAGTGGGCCTCCGGTGCGTTCGGCAAAACGGTCAGGCGGGCCGACGCCAAGATGTTCGCCAAGGTCCTTGGGGCCTTCCCCGAACACGTCCTCGCCACCGTGGGTGAGGCCTCGGCCGTGGGGCTGCCGCCCATGCCCGCCGCCGAACTGCCCAAGCTGCTGGCCAAATTGCAGGTGTCCGGCACGCAGCTGCCTCCCGGGGAGCCGCTGCCGCCTGCGCCGCTGAGCATTGTGCTGAACGCGTCCCTGGAGATGTCCACGGGCAAGGCCGCGGCCCAGGCGGCACATGCACTCTTTGCCTGGCTGCTGGAATCCAAGCCTGCCGTGGTGGAGGCGTGGGCTGCCGACGGCTTCCCCCTCGGCGTCCTCGAGCTGCCGGCGAAGGAGTTCCGCAAGGGCGCCCGCAAATCGGCCGGCCCTGTCATCCAGGATGCCGGGCGGACAGAGATTGAGCCCGGTTCGACCACCGCCTATGTGGCCGTGGCGAAGGCCAAATAG
- a CDS encoding aminotransferase class I/II-fold pyridoxal phosphate-dependent enzyme, with the protein MRTPLTVAARAKVAPFAVMDILQRVADMRAAGRDVISLCAGEPSGGAPSAVSARAAALHFAGTPLTYTPTLGISGLRQAIAGHYKRWYGLDVPARNVAVTTGSSGAFMLVFLAAFNPGDRVALARPGYPAYKNILTSLGIEVIELDAGADSRFQPTPAILDAAVAKHGPLAGLMLASPANPTGTMVSRAELAALTDWCGGNGVRLISDEIYHGITYPAPGNSDPKGVCAWELDRSGVVISSFSKYWGMTGWRLGWAIVPDDLLQGVDALAGNVALCPPAPAQMAALEAFSEQAYAEADAAVAEFARTRDYVLSNVAGLGWTDAAPADGAFYYYANLGPALAGFADSREYCAALLEAEAVALVPGADFDGVGGLATVRLSFAAGYDAVREALVRIERFQAAQAV; encoded by the coding sequence ATGCGCACACCACTCACCGTTGCTGCCCGTGCCAAGGTGGCGCCCTTTGCCGTCATGGACATTCTGCAGCGGGTGGCAGATATGCGTGCCGCCGGCCGTGACGTGATTTCCTTGTGCGCCGGCGAGCCGAGCGGGGGAGCGCCCAGTGCGGTTTCAGCTCGGGCCGCCGCGCTGCACTTCGCCGGCACACCGCTGACGTACACGCCCACGCTGGGCATTTCCGGGCTGCGCCAGGCCATCGCCGGGCACTACAAACGCTGGTACGGCCTGGATGTTCCCGCCCGGAATGTTGCCGTCACCACCGGCTCGTCCGGGGCGTTCATGCTGGTATTCCTTGCCGCCTTCAACCCCGGCGACAGGGTGGCTTTGGCCCGCCCCGGCTACCCCGCCTACAAGAACATCCTGACCTCCTTGGGCATTGAGGTCATCGAGCTCGACGCCGGAGCAGACTCCCGCTTCCAGCCCACCCCGGCGATCCTCGACGCGGCGGTCGCCAAACATGGCCCGCTGGCGGGCTTGATGCTGGCCTCGCCGGCCAACCCCACCGGGACCATGGTTTCCCGGGCGGAACTGGCAGCCCTCACCGACTGGTGCGGCGGCAACGGCGTGCGGCTGATCAGCGACGAAATCTACCACGGCATCACCTACCCCGCCCCAGGCAACTCGGATCCGAAGGGCGTGTGCGCCTGGGAACTGGACCGGTCCGGCGTCGTAATTTCCAGCTTTTCCAAGTACTGGGGGATGACGGGATGGCGGCTCGGCTGGGCGATTGTGCCCGACGACCTCCTCCAAGGCGTGGACGCGCTGGCCGGCAATGTGGCCCTGTGCCCTCCGGCCCCGGCGCAAATGGCGGCACTTGAAGCGTTCAGTGAGCAGGCCTACGCGGAGGCCGACGCGGCTGTTGCCGAGTTCGCCCGCACCCGCGACTACGTCCTGTCCAACGTTGCGGGCCTGGGCTGGACGGATGCCGCCCCGGCCGACGGCGCCTTCTACTACTACGCCAACCTTGGCCCTGCACTGGCAGGTTTCGCCGACTCCCGCGAATACTGCGCGGCGCTGCTGGAAGCCGAGGCCGTGGCGCTGGTGCCGGGCGCCGACTTTGACGGGGTTGGCGGGCTCGCCACAGTTCGCTTGAGCTTTGCGGCAGGGTACGACGCCGTCCGTGAGGCCTTGGTGCGGATCGAAAGGTTCCAAGCGGCCCAGGCAGTGTGA
- a CDS encoding acyl-CoA thioesterase — MSNGDITFHTRKWVRPEDLNANGTLFGGSLLRWIDEEAAIYAIVQLGNGMAVTKYMSEMNFVSSAVLGDLIEMGLTATHFGRTSLTMRAEVRNMFTRESILTIEKVVFVNLGPDHKPAPHGFDSITYDRDRVPTTHLKPAG, encoded by the coding sequence ATGAGCAACGGCGATATCACCTTCCACACCCGCAAATGGGTCCGTCCCGAGGACCTCAATGCCAACGGCACCCTCTTTGGCGGCAGCCTGCTGCGCTGGATTGACGAAGAAGCAGCAATTTATGCCATCGTCCAGCTCGGCAACGGCATGGCCGTGACAAAGTACATGTCTGAAATGAACTTCGTTTCGTCGGCCGTCCTGGGGGACCTCATCGAGATGGGCCTGACTGCAACTCACTTTGGCCGGACGTCGCTGACCATGCGCGCGGAAGTGCGCAACATGTTCACGCGCGAATCCATCCTCACCATTGAAAAGGTTGTGTTCGTGAACCTGGGGCCGGACCACAAGCCTGCACCGCACGGCTTTGATTCCATCACCTACGACCGCGACCGGGTCCCCACCACCCACCTGAAGCCGGCCGGATAA
- the purB gene encoding adenylosuccinate lyase — translation MSDSANATARIPSGRLSLAASSERIALGPLDGRYAGAVSPLVDYLSEAALNRDRVAVEVEWFIHLTSNNVLPGTEPLTAEQQAGLRAIVTEFDATSVTELADIEKVTVHDVKAVEYFIGNRLAALGLERLKPLVHFGCTSEDINNLSYAVGVKGAVEDVWLPAARALVAKIAEMAELNRAVPMLSRTHGQPATPTTLGKELAVTAFRLTRQLDRIAKTEFLGKINGATGTYAAHYASVPAADWQDVAKNFVEGLGLAWNPLTTQIESHDWQAELYADMARFNRILHNLCTDVWSYISIGYFAQVPVPGATGSSTMPHKVNPIRFENAEANLEISNALLDTLGATLVTSRWQRDLTDSSSQRNIGVAFGHSLLAINNVLGGLGRLDTAEAVLADDLDHNWEVLAEAIQMVMRAEAIAGVAGMEDPYERLKDLTRGHRVDAARMQEFVSGLGLSADAQARLLALTPGKYIGIAESLVDHLSK, via the coding sequence ATGTCTGATTCCGCAAATGCCACAGCCCGCATCCCTTCCGGCCGCCTGTCACTGGCCGCTTCCTCCGAGCGCATCGCCCTGGGCCCCTTGGACGGCCGCTACGCCGGCGCAGTCTCCCCGCTCGTTGATTACCTCTCCGAGGCAGCCCTGAACCGTGACCGGGTAGCTGTTGAAGTTGAGTGGTTCATCCACCTGACCAGCAACAACGTGCTTCCGGGCACCGAGCCGCTGACAGCTGAGCAGCAGGCAGGCCTGCGCGCCATTGTGACCGAATTCGATGCGACGTCCGTTACGGAACTGGCCGACATTGAAAAGGTCACGGTCCATGACGTCAAGGCTGTGGAGTACTTCATCGGCAACCGCCTGGCTGCCCTGGGCCTGGAGCGTCTGAAGCCGCTGGTCCACTTTGGCTGCACCAGCGAAGACATCAACAACCTCTCCTACGCCGTGGGCGTCAAGGGTGCCGTCGAGGACGTCTGGCTGCCTGCAGCGCGCGCACTCGTTGCCAAGATTGCCGAGATGGCGGAGCTGAACCGCGCAGTCCCCATGCTTTCGCGCACGCACGGCCAGCCCGCCACGCCCACCACGCTGGGCAAGGAACTCGCCGTCACGGCCTTCCGCCTGACCCGCCAGCTGGACCGCATCGCCAAGACCGAGTTCCTGGGCAAGATCAACGGCGCCACCGGAACCTACGCGGCACACTACGCCTCCGTCCCCGCGGCGGACTGGCAGGACGTTGCCAAGAACTTCGTCGAGGGTTTGGGCCTGGCGTGGAATCCGCTGACCACCCAGATCGAATCCCACGACTGGCAGGCAGAGCTTTACGCCGACATGGCCCGCTTCAACCGCATCCTGCACAACCTGTGCACGGACGTATGGAGCTACATTTCCATCGGCTACTTCGCACAGGTGCCGGTTCCGGGCGCCACCGGCTCATCCACCATGCCGCACAAGGTCAACCCCATCCGCTTCGAAAACGCCGAGGCGAACCTGGAGATCTCCAACGCCCTCCTGGACACCCTGGGCGCAACCCTGGTGACCAGCCGCTGGCAGCGCGACCTCACCGATTCCTCCAGCCAGCGCAACATCGGTGTGGCGTTCGGCCATTCCCTGCTGGCCATCAACAACGTCCTGGGCGGCCTGGGCCGGCTGGACACGGCAGAAGCCGTTCTGGCCGACGACCTTGACCACAACTGGGAAGTTCTCGCCGAGGCCATCCAGATGGTCATGCGCGCCGAGGCCATTGCCGGTGTTGCAGGCATGGAGGACCCGTACGAGCGTCTCAAGGACCTGACCCGCGGCCACCGCGTGGACGCCGCCCGCATGCAGGAGTTCGTCTCCGGCCTGGGCTTGTCCGCCGATGCGCAGGCACGCCTGCTGGCCCTGACCCCGGGCAAGTACATCGGTATCGCCGAGTCCCTGGTGGACCACCTGAGCAAGTAA
- a CDS encoding phage holin family protein — protein sequence MGRIIIQVVVNALALWVASWILPGFHIAPASVVGEGIAGSEGTADTVNTVLAYLFIGLVFGIVNALVKPIVKLLSLPVTILTLGLFTVVINAAMLWLTAWASSFTPIRFTIDDFFWTAILAALIISIVSMIAGSLGRTGSRA from the coding sequence ATGGGAAGAATCATTATTCAAGTTGTCGTCAACGCCCTGGCCTTGTGGGTTGCCAGCTGGATCCTGCCCGGATTCCACATTGCACCGGCCTCCGTAGTGGGTGAAGGCATTGCCGGATCCGAAGGCACCGCGGACACCGTTAATACGGTGCTGGCATACCTCTTCATCGGTTTGGTCTTCGGCATTGTCAATGCCCTGGTGAAGCCCATCGTGAAGTTGCTGTCTCTGCCTGTGACCATTTTGACCCTGGGGCTGTTCACGGTGGTCATCAACGCTGCCATGCTGTGGCTGACCGCCTGGGCCAGCAGTTTCACCCCCATTCGCTTTACGATTGATGACTTTTTCTGGACCGCCATTCTGGCTGCCTTGATCATCAGCATCGTTTCCATGATTGCCGGAAGCCTGGGCCGCACGGGCTCACGCGCCTGA
- a CDS encoding histidinol-phosphate transaminase has protein sequence MIEMNASAHANVQPRPVVGRLPKYAAGKPPESVAGLESFKLSSNENPLGPVPAVMDVLRGAIDIHRYPDSSCTLLRNALGKFLDVPADDIVTGAGSLGALNQILAAFSGQNENGVQDEVVYAWRSFEAYPICVGLAGARSVQVPVRSDGSHDLDAMAAAVTEHTKVVLLCTPNNPTGPALRTGETEEFIRSIPSNVVIVIDEAYQEFVRAGDAVNGVELYRKYTNVMVLRTFSKAHGLAGLRVGYSISQPEITQYLRAAATPFAVSGIGEEAAVASLENYDQVVERVQSLVDERTRVLAGLAELGWDVPDAQGNFVWLELGANSQEFAALAQSHALSLRAFGDEGVRVSIGEVAANTRFLEICAAYTKEPRRS, from the coding sequence ATGATCGAGATGAATGCCTCCGCCCATGCCAATGTGCAGCCACGCCCAGTAGTGGGCCGCCTGCCCAAATATGCGGCAGGGAAGCCGCCGGAGTCAGTGGCCGGGCTGGAAAGCTTCAAGCTCTCTTCCAATGAGAACCCTTTGGGGCCGGTCCCCGCTGTCATGGATGTGTTGCGTGGAGCCATTGACATCCACCGCTACCCGGACAGCAGCTGCACCCTTCTCCGCAACGCCCTGGGCAAGTTTCTGGACGTCCCCGCCGACGACATTGTCACTGGTGCCGGCAGCCTCGGCGCGCTGAACCAGATTCTCGCCGCCTTCTCAGGGCAAAATGAGAACGGCGTGCAGGACGAGGTGGTCTACGCTTGGCGGTCCTTTGAGGCGTACCCCATTTGCGTGGGACTGGCCGGCGCCAGAAGTGTGCAGGTACCGGTGCGCTCCGACGGCAGCCATGACCTGGACGCCATGGCGGCCGCCGTCACAGAACACACCAAGGTGGTGCTGCTGTGCACACCCAACAATCCCACGGGTCCGGCCCTGCGCACGGGTGAAACTGAAGAGTTCATTCGTAGCATCCCGAGCAATGTGGTGATTGTCATCGATGAGGCATACCAGGAATTCGTTCGTGCCGGGGACGCCGTCAACGGTGTGGAATTGTACCGAAAATATACCAACGTCATGGTGTTGCGGACATTCTCCAAGGCGCATGGACTGGCGGGCCTGCGGGTCGGCTATTCCATTTCACAGCCGGAGATCACCCAATATTTGCGGGCTGCGGCAACGCCATTCGCCGTCTCCGGCATTGGTGAAGAAGCCGCCGTCGCCTCGTTGGAAAACTACGACCAGGTTGTGGAAAGAGTACAAAGCCTGGTGGATGAACGCACGCGCGTCCTGGCGGGCCTGGCGGAACTCGGCTGGGACGTTCCGGACGCACAGGGAAACTTCGTGTGGCTGGAATTGGGTGCCAATTCCCAAGAGTTTGCCGCGTTGGCGCAAAGCCATGCCCTCTCATTGCGCGCCTTTGGTGATGAGGGAGTGCGCGTCAGTATTGGCGAAGTGGCGGCCAACACTCGATTCCTGGAGATCTGTGCAGCCTATACAAAAGAGCCACGACGTTCCTAG